The following DNA comes from Pristis pectinata isolate sPriPec2 chromosome 8, sPriPec2.1.pri, whole genome shotgun sequence.
CCCTTCCTTATTCTTCAGTTCCACCCATACTGCCTCAGtaggtcctctctgagcactgccatttTCTCTGATGAGCAATGCCACCCCTCtccatcatgtctaaaacatcggaaccccagaacattgagctgccagtcctgcccctcctgcaaccaagtctcactaatggctacaacgtcATAATTTCAcgtctgccttacctacaatactccttgcattgaaatcgATGCATCTCAGAGCATTAGTCCCATCACGCTCATCAACCAGCCGATTTCTGTCTTTACTTGTTGGCTTTActtctactttccccacagccactccacttgctgccctgccactctggttcccactcccctgcaactctagtttaaatggcccctgagcagcactagcaaacttttcctgcaaggatattgttcccctccagttcaggcgcAAACCATCCTGTTTGTACAGGAGGCACCtgtcctggaagagagcccaatgatccaaaaatctgaagccctccctcctgaacCATCTCCTTCGCTATGTATTaaactgtactatcttcctatttcttgcctcgctagcatgtggcatgggtagcaatcctgagatcaccaccctggaggtcccaTTGTTTAACTTAGCACCAAGAtacctgaactcactttgcaggacctcgtcatcCTTGCTGcctatgccattggtaccaatgtggaccatgacttctggctgctcaccctcccccttaagaatgctgtggactcaatccaagatgtctctgaccctggcacctgggaggcaacataccatctgggagtctcgttttcgtccacagaatctcctatctgttcccctaaccaatgaatcccctataactactgcactcctcttcccccaccttcccttctgagccacagagccagattcagtgccagagacctggccgctgtgcTTTGCCTCTGGTAGGTCCCCCCAGTGGTATctaaaacgatatacttgttattgaggggagcaGCCACAGGGGTATCCTGCATGGACTGACAGGAGATGGAGAGGGGATAGGCAGTCACCCAGCTAcgtgcatcctgcaacctaggtgtacTGCCTctctgtaactcctgtctatcatcttctcagtttctccaaatgatccagagttcatccagctccggTTGCCTAATGCCGTcagttaggagctgcagctggatgcacttctcgcaggtgtagtcatcagggacacttgaTGTCtcactgacttcccacatcctataAGAGGAGCATACcattgccctgactgccatttcactACTCTAACTGTGGAGTAAGAACAAgagataaaaaaaaaccttacctgaaCTTCACCTTAGCCTCCGGTCACcaaagcctcctgaaccaaacTGAATCAATggtaacaaaataaaattaaaaccttaCCTCTTCTTACCTATGCCTTTTGAAGTCCTTTTTTCCTAAAGAGCTGCTTTTCACTCTCCAAATTTGGGCCACTTACTCCGCCCTCTTCAagcaaagcctcagctccccactcgaACACTGTCCCACTCCTACAATGGCTGCTCCATTTGACCCCAACTTCTTTTATTGGCTGTGTTAATTAACTAATTAGACAATcagctattaactaacaatttgcaGATGTGCCAATTGTACAGTCCTACTGAGTGAAATCAACAAGTCCTGAGATTTCCTGCTTGAAACTTTAGCCTTTCTCTCCAAGTCCTATCTCCTGCTGAATGAAATCAACAAGTCCCGAGACCTACCTACCTACCACCGAGACCTACTTCCTTTGTACTACATGTGAATGACTCCAAGCTCTGTAGTTTTCCATTTGCCACAGAATTTTGCTACAATTCCATGATGCCACAGTCAAACGCTGACAAATGATGATAAGGATTCCTGACTTGCTGCTGAAAATCAGCTCTTTTACCCATGTTTAGGCAGTGATGTTTGGAAACAAGTGATCCTGGGGGTATTATATGCAAGGCATTCAGTTAATGGAAATAATAGCACCATTGATGACACTCACTTTCTTAAACTAAAGAGCAAACTTCTGGAACAGTAATTGGCTGAATGGGTCAGTTTACAGGGCTGTACACACTAGGTAATATAGGTACCAAGTCAGTCACTGGACCTGATACTTTCAGGTTTTTCTTCCAAAACATTTTCTTCTTTCATACATACAATAGTGGAGAACTGCTAATTAACTATTGAGTTTTAAAATTTATACTGTACACATTACTGGACACTTGGAACCAAGAAGGGGAAATGACTGTCAAAATTTGACTTACTTGTTAACTCATGGGTTAAATATCTTCCTTCTCACCAAGTAACGTGaccaaaaaataaaatgcagcataTTCTATATATTTGATTTGCTGTGCATTATTACCAGTAGAGAATGGCATTAGACTGAAAGAACTCAGAATGCTTTTGACCTACTAACCTGACTGAGTCAACGTCATGTACAGATTATTACAGATTTTTGTCACAAGAGAGCTTGCATGAATTATATATTTTCACAGAAAAGTTGCTTTCATGCATGGATAATATCTTAAATTCCATTTAATACTGGCTTTACATACCTGCAGTCAGCACTGATGCTGTATACTTGTATTTATTAAACTCAAGGTATTCACGGATGAGTTCATTAATAAGAAGATTTTCATGTGACAGTGGTGGCCTTGGTTCGCTTTGATCATCCAGCGCACTAAAAACCTCAGCTCGAATTCGGGCTTTTAGTTGGCCCATTACTCCTCTTTTTTTCTAAGGTCTCTTTCAGGACTGTAAATCaaaaggatattttaaaaattgcattttaaatgcCTGCAGAATTATCAGGTAACAAAGTTAATTGGCAATATTTGCATTTGTAAATGATATACCatcaaaattaaattattaaacaCAATAATTTAAATCAAGATTACCAGATATCCAAAGCCTTCCTTAAAATGTTAGTATGATTGACAAATGTCACTTCCAACAATAGGGATAGATGAATATCAACAGTACATTATGCTTTCAGTGACACCACAAATACACACCAGTTTCACATTAAGAGAGAAATGACAGTTTATCTGCAAGTGTAGCAGAATTATTGCATTGTTGCAAAACTGAAAGCAAAAATGCAGACACTTCCTGCAAGCAGCTTCTTCATACACAAAGCACAATAAAAGAAACCAGAACAGAGAAGACAAAATTCAGCACCATCTAACTTCACCATAATGTACTGCACTAGCAGGAATTTGATAACATGACACAAAGATTATTGTAGGAAATAAAGTAGAAGATAACAAactggatagaagattggctggctaacagtaAACAGAGGGTAGGCATAAATAGGTATTTTTCTAGTTAGTAAATGCTATGCCAGAGTaataactttttacaatttacatgTGACTTAGATGAAAGGACCAAAGTATGTTTGCTAAATTAGCTAATTACAGAATGGtagataggaaagtaagttgtcgAGAGGACACAAGGAAGCtacagagatatagatagataaaGTGAGTGGTGAAGATCTGGCAAACAGAGTATAACGAGGGAGAATATTGATCTGTCTAATTTGGCATGGAAAAAAAGATTATCTAAATGGTAAGAGGTTGCAGAGGccgtaattaggaaagctaacaaaatgttattgtCTATTGCTGGGGGTTTTGAACACAAAAGTAGAAACACTATGCTTCAGATATACAGGGCATCACCTGGCCGAATTAAtacgattaagatgaatattttaccaaaatttttatatttatttcaagcgattccaacttttgtcccaaaatcttttttttgacactattgattctaaaattctttcatatatttggcagaataaaaacccaaggttaagtaagaaatatttacaaaaactaaaaaaggatggtggtatggccttgcctaactttagattatattattgggcaattaatatcagatatttaattttttggatacaagatttagatgtaattcaatgccccaaatgggtacaccttgagcaccaatcagtacttgaattttcattagtttctattttaggaacttcactcccttttgcacttaccaaattaagtaaacataattgttaaacatacaatatgaatatggtttcaatttcgtaatttttttgcatgaataaatttaacttgtcaagtcccattccctttatttttttctttcatccatccagagttgactcagctttttccatatgaaaaaggaagggaatagtatgttttcgtgatctattcattgataactgtttttcatcttttgaacaattgtctaacaaatacaatttgcctagatcacacttttttcgatatttgcagattagaaatttttttataagctactataccctcttttccgacaccttacaaaactgaaactacggaaaaaattttaggtcttaatccttatcagaagggcttgatagcaataatctatgatttagtgataaaaatacatccagaatcactggacaaaattaagaacgaatgAGAAAGTGCACTCCAGACATCTATatctacagagacttggaagaaaattcttcatttagttaatacaccttcaatgtgtgccagagactcattgatacagtttaaggtagttcacagggacccgtatgtccaaagataagctagcttgttttataaccatataaatcctatatgtgatagatgtaaatcgaatgtggcttctttgacacatatgttttggtctggtcctcttttggaaaaatattggaaagacatttttaatattatttcaaacgttttgaagattgatttacaacctcaccctatcattgCAATTTTGGATTAACAAGGatagattctggccatttatctgcttccgctaaccgtatgattgcttttgttatattaatggccaaacgatccattttgcttaaatggaaggatccaataccccccactacttttcaatggttctctcaaactttatcatgtttaaacttggaaaaaattaggagtggtactgttgatccttcgcttaaatttgaagatatttggagtccatttattcaatattttcacatgatgtagatcccctttcaataactttccaacttagaggatctgagttgatgacataatattgctctgtttatactgagaaattttagtccagtcttttttcttttgtttgtttttttttgaaattcttctgtttagcttagtttatattgtttataatttttcttattgggtcttttttttctctttcttttttataatttatataataaatctttttctttcctttcttttatattatattcatttactaagagatcgttggatctacagattttttttatatcttattgttcttcatgattatctatgccatgattgttatccagatctctttgtattacatgtgcaaacattgatgctatatattaatctgtattaatttgaaaactaataaaaagattgaagaaagaaagaaagggcaTCACCTAGCACTGTGTTCAGCaatggaaggatgttaatgcattggaagcagttcaaaaggTAGTTTATTATTAGACTAATACTTAGAATTGGTATTAAGAGGACTCAACTGGAGCATTTaaaatcctgagaggtcttgacagggtgaatcgGAAAGGATATTTTCTCTTTTGGGAGAATATAGAATGAtgggttactgtttaaaaacaaatgattactcatttaagacagagatgaggggaaTATTTTTTCTCCTAGAGGGATTCAGGGCTTTGGAACTGTCTTTctcaaagggtggtagaagcagaatatttccattatttttaagGCAATGGCAGATAAAGACTTGGGTAAACTGGAATGCAGAATTGATGTTGAAATTAAGTcagtcacagtctttttgcaGGTATAAATGGTTGAGGGGCTGAAATTCCTACTCCTAATTTGTTAGTCCCTataatgataaaaataaaaacagcattcaTTTTTGGACATGGTACCATTTTGATGATGACAATAGGAAGGAGCAAGTTTTTAtttaagaatgtatgtagatttTTTGCTTAAACTGGTTATTCCTTACAATTGGTTCATGTTTCCATTATTCTTAAGATTTCTGGTTTCCATACTACAACAATACAAATTCCTATATACCTGCCATATGCTATTCACAAGTAATCCTTCACAAGTCATCATGTAACATTTCTAAAAAGAATAAATGCTGATTCCCAAATAAAAACAAGCCATCAGTTCACCACCTCACATTCTTACATTCCTCCTAGCAGCTAATTATTATATGCAAGGAAGTACTAGGCTTTTCAGTGTTAATTTCACTTATAATAGTGTCATTCAGTCCATGCAGGCACTTGTATTCACTTGAGCTTTCTTCCATCCTTCCTAATCTGTTGATATAGTCCACTTTACAGTTCTCTCACATTTTTACTTAACCCTCCTTAAATACATTCATACTAATTCCATCAACTACTTCCTAAGGCAGTGAGTGCCACATTTACACACTCTTTAGGTAACAGACTTTTCTTAAATGATCATTTTTAATGTTGATGACCTCTACTTTTTTCCCAACAATGTTTTATTTCCACACGACacagaaggctatttggcccattgtctatGTTGGGtctctggcaatctttcctccactgatttccctgcaacctactcTCTCACTCATTAATGTGCATTCCCCCAccacttatttttctttctgccaCCAACAGTAGGAGTAGTTTACAGAAACCAAGTAACCTAACGACCAGCAGATTTTTGGAATGTGACAGGCAACTAGAATACCGAggaaaaacccatgtggtcacagggagaacctgcaagctCCACAAAGATGGCAGAGGTCCGAATCAAATCTGGAATGCTGGAGGTGAGAGACATTTTCAAAGCCCAAGGGCTTCAATTAGATCATGCTTCAATTTCTTGACAATAAGCCTAATCATCCTTTTCTGCCAAGTATCTTTCTTGTAAATCTCTCTTGCATTATGTTGTgtatccaatttctttttataCTATGACCACAAGCATTATGAACAAAATACTCCATGTGTATTCTAATCATTTTATTATATTGAGCAGATGTTCAGTCAGTCAGTCCCACTGCAAAAGAATAGATTAAAAGGGACAACATGACTCCAAAGTATCTTGGAAACTTAAGTGCTAGCAGGCAAACATAAATTGCATTAAGTTGACAGCATTGCAAACGTATATTGCAAGCGTGAATCCTGACACAGACTTGGCTTTCAGGCAAGGTCTGAATTTCATATAGCTCAAAGTGCATTTTTAGAGGTAACATTGTATGCAGGGGGTGTGGAATGATTGTCTTCTTCAGGAAACAGAATGTTGGGATATTTTAACTGGGGGAATAAAAGAGAAATACTTTGGCTTCATCTGGAGTTTGTCAGAAATATGTATTGTCAATAGATGCTTAATTCAGCATACAAAGCCTATTACTAAAGAGAATGTCTTAGATTTGGGTGCTCAATAATGGGCCTCAGCTAAGGGAGCATATTCCTAATATGAAATACAGTCAATTTTAATTTGTAATCTGGGGACTCATTTTCAAAAGGCTAAGGCCAGACAGATGGGTGTTCCTGCTGTTTGCCAACGGCATCATCTGAGTCATCTCAATGGCCTCCTCCCAgtgctgaagagctgctccctaaGTTCCAGTGTAGGTTTAGTCATTTAGAGGTACAATGGACACGACCTTCAGTGTGTGTCAATACCAAGAGAAGTGGAGAGAGCAGAATCAACCACTGTCCACCTCACAAAAACCTCTATCTTCATCAAGAGGGACTGGGAAGCATTCTTCTTAAATTTGACTGCccaagaaattcatctccatcttgcaTCTGCTTTGTAATGACAAGCAAGCCAACAATGAGTTCACAAACAGACCCAATCTCACGCAGTATggagtcaagcaaggctgtgtcattgcccaaACACGTTTCTCAATcattcttgctgcaatgttgcgTCTCAAAGGTGAAGTGAGAGAGATTGCCCTTTATATCAAGGCAGCTTCTGACCAAGACACTGTGgtaaaactggagtcaatggatATCAAAGGGAAAAAACGTCtggtggctggagtcataccttgcataaAAGAAGCTGATTATGGTCGTCCGACGTCAACCACTCCAGCTCCAGAGCATCACTGCAAGTGTTCCGCAGGGCAGTGATCTAGGCCCAGCCATTTTCTGCCACTTCATCAATGACATCCCTCGCAAACGGAAGGTTAGAAGTGTGGATGTTTGGTGGTGATTGCAAtatgctcaattccatttgcaaatgtAGCAACTCATGCTTGCATGTTCAAGACCCAGACAATATTCTGTGACCTCTAATCACAAAAAAGACATCAACAACAACATGAGAACACAACTACCTGCAGGTTCTTCTGCAAATTACGCACTATTCTGACTTAGAAATACGCcagtctttcattgtcactgagtttAATTCCTGGAATTTCCTAAACACCACCACTACGGAAGTACCTTTAACAAAGGACTATTGTAGTTCAAGGCAGTGgaattagggttgggcaatagatgctggccttgccagcaatgcctagatcccaaaaatgaataaataaaaattcactccaacaagcttcccgcCAGAGTACACCAATCAACAGAATAGATGAGAAACTGCTCAATCTATGTCACTTGGACTTGAGAACTAAGGTCACCACAATCTCGTCATTGATCTGCAGTACGCAGACAACATTTGTTTGTGCATACATTTGGAATCATTGTCCATTCACTTGCTGAGGCAATGAAAGAATGGACCTTACATTCAACATCCTCAAAACTGAGATCCTCTACTGACCTGCTCCAAGCTGTACCACACAGACCTCATTGGAATATGTGGAGTGCTCACTATACGTCAGAAGCTACCCATCAATGAAGACAGATATTGATGTTGAAATTCACCATCTCCTTCAGtctgccagcacagcctttggctatcCGAGGAAGAGTTTTTGGAAGATCAATATCTCAAACCTAACATAAAGCTACTGGAAAGCTGCAATTCTCACCCCtctatgtgcttctgagacttggttCTACTTAAACCAGCAATTGAGAACTGGTGAGATACCAGTAACACTACTactacaaaattctccaaatccactggcaggataagtgaaccaaggCAAACATCACCATCATCAACACTCTAATTACACTCAGATGGTTCTtgctcagatggccaaaggctgtgctggcagaTTGAAGGAAACGGTGAATTTCAACATTGATATCTGTCTTCATTGAAAAGTGACTTCTGAGGTACAGTATACCAGATTCCTGCCTCAGACACTATATTTTGAGCTCTGTAATGGCAAGCAATTACCATATtgtcagaggaaacaattcagatattctcaaagcctccttgaaaatatgCAACGCAAGATAAAACAACTCTACtaatcacagtgaaatgcagcttttgcgtagagcatcttctgggggcagcctgcaagtgtcgccacacatctggtgccaacatagcatgcccacaacttcctaacccgtacatctttggaatgtgggaggaaatcggaagaAATCCACtcagtcacgggaagaatgtacaaactccttacagacagtggcaacaTGTGGTAATCCTTGTCCCATgaatgctcaaaatggaggaTGGCAGCGAGAACCTTCCAGCCTAGCATAAACGATGCAAAGAGCAATCTACCTTCCAGACTCACCCGCCCACCCCATCAAGCACCCCCATGTTGTGAAATATGGggattccacattggcctcatcagtcaactTTGAACCAATAGAACCAGaatggatgcaagtcatcctccatcctgaggGGCCACCTATGAAGATGAAGACAGTTTCATGAAAAGAAAATGGgaccatttaaaaagaaaattctgcatGAACATGAAACCTTCTATATCCATGAAATGTAAAGAATGGACCAATGGCTTCATGGAAGGGCAATCTTAAAACATTTCAAGACTTATACAAAGAGCAAAGATAGTGAACAAATTTAAATAGAGctactgattaaaaaaaaggcagctaAAATTAGAGAGTAGGACGGTGTAACATTGCTAAAGTAGTGCAGAATTGTTTCTTGCAACTGTTTGGACTCAGTTTGTCAAACAAATATAGCTGTTGCAGAACGACTTAGAAGAGCTACAGATAACAAGGCAAAAGTGTTGAAGAGAAACTTAGTTTCTGAATTTAATTTGAATGGATTGGATCTATTCACTGCAGAGTTAGAGAGctgtacagcacggatacaggcccttcaacccatcatggTGCCCagccatctagtcccaatttcctgcattcggcccatatccccctaagccccacccctcatgtacctatccaagtgcttcttaaatgattttAAGACTGCATAATTTTAGATTACTATTCAAGTAGATTGTTTAAACATCTTAAGGTACAAATGTATGTTAAACAGGAGGAGTTCAGGATGGGGAAAAAAAGGACATGGGGTACTGAGATAGCTAAGGTTGCTGGAGGTATGGCaagcaaaattttttttttgaaagtgtcAGTGCACGCGATTTCCTTACTTTCAAAAGTAGTTAAATAAATGAGTTTAATTTAGTTCGCGGGCAAGTGAACAGAAACTATCACAAAATGATTCCCATTATCATTTGGAACACCAGGGCTTGATAAAAATACATATTAATTTGGAAAACAAAGACACATTTTTACTTGGTAACTAAACAACAATCAACTCTGCAGttcagatgaaaagtcattgatttgatttgaattgaaatgttagttctgcttctttcttcacagatatgGATATTGGCTGCAAATtgttattattttctgttttttttaaatcccccaTTTGAAAAACTTGATCCAAGTTCTTTTCAAGCTACCTTAGTTCATATAGTATATCAGGGACATTCAAAAGGTTTTGCAAAAggcattttttgaagaagtgtgCTCAACTGAAAACGGTAGGTTCTAGTGATATTGTGAAATAGATTCCCAATAGCAAGATTTTAAATTGGGCAGAGTTCCAATGGTGCCTGGCAACTAAACAATCAACTTTACAGTTATGACATCATACAGTAGAATCAAACATTCAGACAGGAATAAATTACTGTCAGATCAAATAAAAATTGGGGAGAAATATATTTGATATAGACAATTTAATAAAAGGAAGATAGGTGTGCAGGTATTCAAACAAGTGCAAAAACTGCAATTACAAAGATAAACTTTTTAAGTGTGAATgcaatgtaaaaacaaaaaaagacgAGAGACTGGTTGTTAAGTACTCCTGAAAGATTCAAGCCTTTGGTTCTGGCCAATGGTACAAGATCTTGCAACTTCTTGACAGGCCCTTCTCGATGTCTGCTGATATCCAATTCTGACCTTCGTGCACATTTATACCTTCTATTCCCCCCACTGCGGGTTGTTGTCTTCAGTTGCCTGGACCCTCCACAACTCTGTCCATCACCACCCCCTTAACCACCCGCCATTCCCTGGCTTGATCAGCCGTAGAGGACCTCAGCTTTGTGAGCTTTCTATCAAACGTTGCTGGGCCATGCTGCTGTGTCGGCGGTTTATTCATCACTTTGTTGACAACATTGCAATGACATTTGGTCAACCGTTTCCAGCGGCGCCAGGCGGGGCTTCCGAATGGAACGAAGCCGGCCTACGGCCCACAGCCCGCATCCGGACAGTCGTCTGACAAAACCTGCTGTCTCCACCAGCACTGCACATGACCTTACACAGCAACCATCATCCTAGAAAATGATTTAAATCCAGCACTAGTTGCCGGCACCTACCGGCTTTAAGCTCGCTAACGGTCGCCATTTGCCCACCTTCGGTCCGTCCACGTGACCGCCGCAGGACCCGGATGTTCTGGCCTCCGTTGCCATGGCAGCAGAGCCAGGACGCGCGTTAATTGCGGCAGCAAACATTAGGGAGGCTGGTGTGGTGCATAGGACCGAAATATAGTAGTCGTCGGCCGGTGCTGAAATGTTGCGCCAGAAAAAGCCTTCCTTCTGACTTTAATAGGAATTTGGTTTAAAAGTTCGCCATTACTCAATAATGAGTCTTTAACCTGAGAGCTGGAATCAGTTGGAGCCCTGAACAATTTACCTTTCCGTCTTCCACCATCACTGGGAATTATATGAACCCCGATGTGACTGAAAGAAACTCATTCTATCACCACACCGTATGAGACATTCAGTGAGCCATTAGGTCAATTCATGCAGCTGTTGCAAGTATTACTGACTGAGGATTTGTCTAACACAATGGAAGTCACTAAATCCTTTCATTAATGGCTTAGCTTGATTGAATACACAATCAAATTGCAACAATTTTCTACAGTAACAGCACTATATAACTAATTTTTGTTCTTCTCAGTTTTGGCATTGTCAGCAAGAGATAAACAGGTCAGAAAGACTGTTGATCAGCACTGAGTGCTACATGAAGGTTGATCTTGCATGTCTCAGTGCAGTGCAGCATAGAtaacattgttaattttaaaaggaACTTTATTAGCTCTCTATCGAATTCTGCAATATCAGTTTTTCTGTGTGCAGCTTGAATATGTTTGCCAATTTTTATTTAAAGCCACAGTACAGTAAAATACACCCACTACCACATTCACAAGTCAACAAATATCACAAGTaatagtcatagaacatagaaaagtacagcacagaaacaggccctatggcccacaatgcCTGCTGCAACAATgatatcaaattaaactaatcccatctgcctgctcgtGGTCTACTCCCTGCCTGCTCatatgtctgtccaaatgcctcttaaatgttgctactgtatttgcttctaccacctcctccggcaacACTTGGTGTAAaaatgccttgcaaatctcctttaaacttcccctgtctcaccttaaacctatactctctagtttttgacatttccaccctgggaaaaatactcccactatctaccctatctatgcctctcataattttatatacttccaccaggtcatccctcagcctccagcactgtagacaaaacaacctaagtttgcccaacctctacCTAtcgctaatacactctaa
Coding sequences within:
- the cep20 gene encoding LOW QUALITY PROTEIN: lisH domain-containing protein FOPNL (The sequence of the model RefSeq protein was modified relative to this genomic sequence to represent the inferred CDS: deleted 1 base in 1 codon); amino-acid sequence: MATVSELKAVLKETLEKKGVMGQLKARIRAEVFSALDDQSEPRPPLSHENLLINELIREYLEFNKYKYTASVLTAEAGQPEITYRETISSEWKA